From the genome of Leishmania donovani BPK282A1 complete genome, chromosome 12, one region includes:
- a CDS encoding 3'-nucleotidase/nuclease, putative, with product MAAFAFSAHALLAAVIAMLLLLALPTQAWWDKGHMCIAEIARRNLKPNVQSKVQACADVLNKIGPFPKSTNIVELGPWADDLKSMGLYTMSTWHFIDTIYNPQDVKVTINPVEIVNVASVIPMLISAITSPAATSDIITTSVANLIHFVGDIHMPLHSADLFSPEYPLGDLGGNKQIVIVNESAGTSMKLHAFWDSMCEGPQNNAVRPLDKDAYAELSAFVDNLVKSYSFTEEQMMMTNSTIMAAESYELAVKNVYPGISDRTVLSETYKANGKILAAGRVTLAGYRLATILNTALAGVSLDTIMNGTKHMQDEVEVTHTGDTYNYYAFSGVESGAAAGIFLSSFAIGCLLATAVVLAALYMRRGSSKDERAAAASASHGI from the coding sequence ATGGctgccttcgccttctcggcCCACGCGCTTCTTGCGGCCGTCATCGCGatgctactgctgctggcgctgccgacaCAGGCCTGGTGGGACAAGGGTCACATGTGCATCGCCGAGATCGCGCGCCGGAATCTCAAGCCAAATGTGCAGTCAAAGGTGCAGGCCTGCGCCGACGTGCTCAACAAGATCGGCCCCTTCCCCAAGAGCACTAACATCGTCGAGCTCGGCCCCTGGGCGGACGACCTCAAGTCCATGGGCCTCTACACCATGTCCACCTGGCATTTCATCGACACCATCTACAACCCACAGGACGTCAAGGTCACTATCAACCCCGTCGAGATCGTCAACGTCGCTTCCGTCATCCCGATGCTCATCAGCGCCATCACAagccccgccgccacctccgaCATCATCACCACCTCTGTCGCAAACCTCATCCACTTCGTCGGCGATATCCACATGCCGCTGCACAGCGCCGACCTCTTCTCGCCCGAGTACCCGCTCGGCGACCTCGGCGGCAACAAGCAGATCGTCATCGTCAACGAGTCCGCCGGCACATCCATGAAGCTGCACGCCTTCTGGGACTCCATGTGCGAGGGTCCGCAGAACAACGCCGTGCGCCCCCTCGACAAAGACGCCTACGCCGAACTCTCCGCCTTCGTGGATAACCTTGTCAAGTCGTACTCCTTCACCGAGGAGCAGATGATGATGACCAACTCCACCATTATGGCGGCCGAGAGCTACGAGCTGGCCGTCAAGAACGTCTACCCCGGTATCTCCGACCGCACCGTGCTGTCCGAGACGTACAAGGCCAATGGCAAGAtcctcgccgccggccgCGTCACGCTGGCCGGCTACCGCCTGGCCACCATCCTCAACACCGCGCTCGCCGGCGTGTCCTTGGACACCATCATGAACGGCACGAAGCACATGCAGGACGAGGTTGAGGTCACTCACACTGGTGACACCTACAACTACTACGCCTTCTCCGGCGTcgagagcggcgctgccgccggcatcttcctctcctcctttgccATCGGCTGCCTGcttgccaccgccgtcgtgctcgccgctctctacatgcgccgcggcagctcaAAGGACGAgagggccgccgctgcctccgcgaGCCACGGAATCTGA